CTCGCCGCCGCATCAGGCGCCGCCGGGACAGGCACCGCTCCCGACGCGGCCGCCGCTGCCGCCGGCGAAGCCGTCGCGCCGGGATTCGCGCTGGCCTCCGGCCCAGCGCTGCCTGCCGAAGTGTCTGCAGACGGCATCGCGGGCGCGGCCGTGTCAGCCGCCGCCAGCCCGGCTCCGGGCGCCGCGGCAAAAAGCATGACCGCCTCATCTTCGCCCGACGACCTGGCGGCGGACGCTGCCTGCGCGGGGGGATCGGAGGCCGTAGCGGCCTGCGCGGACGCTAGCGCGCCAACCGTTGCCGCCGGACCGACGGGCGCTACCTCTGCCTCGGCCGCGCGCGGCGGCGACGCGGCGGAAGCGTCAACCGCAGTGGCATCTTCCTCGGCAGATGCGGTGGCGACTGCGGGCGCCGCGGCCGGCGCAGATGCGGCGCTCTTCGCCTGCGCGGCGGCCTCCGCCTGCATGGCGGCGGATGGCGTTGCGACGGCCGATGCCGACACCCCAGCAGCCGCTGCCGACGTCAACGGCGGGCGTGCTACCGGCGGCGCATCCGGAGTCTTCTCAGCCGGGTACGGAGCGTTCGCGGCTTGCACTGACGCGACCGTCTGCACCGGGGCAGCGGGGCCCGGCGGCGTCTTGCTCGCGACCGCGGCCTCAGGCCGCGATACCGCGAGCGCCGCGGCCGGCTTTGCCGGTTCGGCGGCCCGCGCGGCGGCGACCTTCGGCGCGGCCGCAGCAGGCGGAGCGGAAAGCGGCTTCATCGCCGCCGCCGCGGCGGCGGCCTCGGCCTCTCTCCGTGCGCGCATCGCCGCGAGCACGCCGAGCGTGGCAGCCGGGCCGACGGGCACGTCTTCATCGGGTGCCGGTGCCTGCGCGAACGCGGCGGGCGAGTTTATTGCGCCCGCCGCGATAAACCCGCCCGCCAGCACCGACGCCCCGAGCGCCGGCAGCAACATGAATGACGAGAGAACGCGGCGCGCGATCGCGGAACGCGGCGGTCTAGTTGAGACTCCAGCGTCTCTCATGCTCGACCACGCGTCCTTCGTTGCGGAGCTTTTTCAAATGCGAGCGCACCGAATTGGAAGCGGCAACGTGCAGGTATTCAGGCACGTCGAGGTAAATCTTCTTGACGATCTGCATCGGTTCGAGCGGCTCCGATCCCACCAGGGCCTCGAGCACCTGCCGCTCGCGCAGCTCGCGATGCGCGATGTATTCCTCGATCTTGCGGCGCGCGTTGCGAATCA
The nucleotide sequence above comes from Candidatus Binataceae bacterium. Encoded proteins:
- a CDS encoding PDZ domain-containing protein, with translation MRDAGVSTRPPRSAIARRVLSSFMLLPALGASVLAGGFIAAGAINSPAAFAQAPAPDEDVPVGPAATLGVLAAMRARREAEAAAAAAAMKPLSAPPAAAAPKVAAARAAEPAKPAAALAVSRPEAAVASKTPPGPAAPVQTVASVQAANAPYPAEKTPDAPPVARPPLTSAAAAGVSASAVATPSAAMQAEAAAQAKSAASAPAAAPAVATASAEEDATAVDASAASPPRAAEAEVAPVGPAATVGALASAQAATASDPPAQAASAARSSGEDEAVMLFAAAPGAGLAAADTAAPAMPSADTSAGSAGPEASANPGATASPAAAAAASGAVPVPAAPDAAASPASVAPWAPDGGPRTFLINDGAPPPAPGPAPAVMTSAPAPVASDPADGEQIITPEEAPAGTTVILPASQQQSVEPAAAKPEDASQVVNYEENQQMPLNEPQLHSLQEFMNEGANTSPLGVELQEGVRRTKNGREIDGLLVVSLQPGSPAERAGVQAGHRAAHDVIEGAAVAASLVFPPAVLAVPVIETIQLGENYDLIIGVDGNRVTNFMDFQDRLREVQPGETVYLNILRGGKRLQLPVEMPPPDPRKLQP